The Canis lupus familiaris isolate Mischka breed German Shepherd chromosome X, alternate assembly UU_Cfam_GSD_1.0, whole genome shotgun sequence genome has a segment encoding these proteins:
- the LOC119878101 gene encoding zinc finger protein 773-like, with product MAEAGAQSDAAHNLITFEDVCIYFTQEEWELLDAQKRLYCTVILENFLLVTSVGFAISPIPQPRPVREPIVSENVAIGPAEARMVQGRLCPCHKVENEDESFEHGVSIKDSQKDEEDSLASSGLVQPHVTQDEEKPCTRSQCEEAFHVGQKDCKCSECGKTFSNKDKCVQHQKIHTGEKPYKYNDCGDVFVCNSSRQEHQRVHMGSRSNDCAECGKSFIRKSHLIQHQRIHTGAKPFECSECGKAFGRKDTLTQHQKTHSGERPFMCSRCGKAFLHKDALAEHQKSHTGEKSYKCDRCGKFFSHSSYVKVHKRIHSGTRPYVCSECGKAYISHPHLIQHKKSHTTAKRMDEKNEENSFMTSPASVCTGDTTPEQSRMCSANVGGLMGDTPTWLGT from the exons ATGGCGGAGGCTGGTGCGCAGTCGGATGCAGCCCACAACCTTATAACCTTTGAGGATGTTTGTATATACTTCACCCAAGAGGAGTGGGAGCTACTTGATGCTCAGAAACGTCTATACTGTACTGTGATTCTGGAGAACTTTCTACTGGTGACCTCAGTGGGATTTGCAATTTCCCCAATTCCCCAACCACGGCCAGTGAGAGAGCCTATAGTTTCTGAAAATGTGGCGATAGGTCCAGCCGAGGCAAGGATGGTCCAGGGGAGACTTTGCCCTTGtcataaagtagaaaatgaagatgaatcTTTTGAGCACGGTGTTTCTATAAAAGACTCACAG AAGGATGAGGAGGACTCCTTGGCCAGCTCTGGACTTGTCCAGCCCCATGTGACTCAAGATGAGGAGAAgccatgcaccaggagccagtGTGAGGAAGCCTTTCATGTTGGACAAAAAGATTGcaagtgcagtgaatgtgggaaaactTTTAGCAACAAAGACAAATGTGTCCAACACCAGAAAATCCACACTGGAGAAAAGCCTTACAAGTACAATGATTGTGGGGATGTTTTTGTCTGCAACTCCAGCCGCCAAGAACACCAGAGAGTTCACATGGGATCAAGGTCTAATGACTGTGctgaatgtgggaaatcttttatCAGAAAATCCCATCTTATTCAGCaccagagaattcacactggagcAAAACCTTTtgaatgcagtgaatgtgggaaagcctttggCCGCAAAGATACACTTACGCAGCACCAGAAAACTCACAGTGGAGAAAGGCCTTTTATGTGCAGCAGATGTGGGAAAGCCTTTCTCCACAAAGATGCGCTTGCTGAGCACCAGAAAAGCCACACTGGAGAAAAGTCCTACAAGTGCGATAGATGTGGGAAATTCTTTAGCCACAGCTCCTACGTAAAAGTACATAAGAGAATTCACAGTGGAACAAGGCCTTATgtgtgcagtgaatgtgggaaagcctacATCAGCCATCCCCACCTTATTCAACACAAGAAAAGTCACACCACAGCAAAGCGTATGGatgaaaagaatgaggaaaattctTTCATGACAAGTCCAGCGTCAGTATGCACTGGAGACACAACACCAGAGCAAAGCCGCATGTGTTCAGCGAATGTGGGAGGGCTGATGGGAGATACTCCCACCTGGCTTGGCACATAA